One window of Anaerolineales bacterium genomic DNA carries:
- a CDS encoding N-acetylneuraminate synthase family protein → MPREIQVGNRRIGEGHPTYIVSEIGINHNGDLSIAKALINAAKNAGVDAVKFQKRTPELCVPAEQRDQMRDTPWGYISYLDYRHRIEFGEDEYREIDSYCKSLDLTWFASAWDEPSVDFLEKFDPVCIKVPSAALTDHALLQHIRKAGEPVILSTGMSTMEQIQAAVDVLGTDDLLITHATSSYPCDPNDLNLKVIPALLEIYPCPIGYSGHEVGLVPSVVAVAMGACLVERHITLDRAMWGSDQAASVEPGGFRRLVKYIRVTEEALGDGVKRVYDSELGSMQKLRRVGG, encoded by the coding sequence ATGCCCAGAGAGATACAAGTTGGTAACCGGCGCATCGGTGAAGGCCATCCGACGTACATCGTGTCGGAAATCGGCATCAATCACAACGGCGATCTTTCCATCGCCAAGGCGCTGATCAATGCCGCGAAGAATGCCGGCGTGGATGCGGTCAAATTCCAGAAACGCACGCCGGAATTGTGCGTACCTGCGGAGCAGCGGGATCAGATGCGAGACACACCCTGGGGCTACATCTCGTACCTCGACTACCGTCATCGGATCGAATTCGGCGAGGACGAATACCGCGAGATCGACTCCTACTGTAAATCACTCGATCTCACCTGGTTTGCTTCGGCCTGGGATGAGCCTTCGGTGGATTTTCTGGAAAAGTTCGATCCCGTTTGCATCAAGGTCCCTTCCGCAGCGTTGACCGACCACGCGCTCCTGCAGCACATCCGCAAAGCCGGCGAACCGGTGATCTTGTCGACCGGAATGTCGACGATGGAGCAAATTCAGGCCGCTGTCGACGTCCTGGGCACGGACGATTTACTCATCACGCATGCCACGAGTTCCTATCCCTGCGATCCGAACGACCTGAATTTGAAAGTAATCCCGGCGCTGCTTGAAATCTATCCCTGCCCGATCGGATATTCCGGCCACGAAGTTGGACTGGTACCGTCCGTGGTGGCCGTGGCCATGGGCGCTTGTTTGGTCGAACGGCATATCACGCTGGATCGGGCCATGTGGGGATCCGATCAGGCAGCTTCCGTCGAACCGGGCGGGTTTCGGCGGCTTGTCAAATACATCCGCGTTACCGAGGAAGCTCTTGGGGATGGGGTTAAACGGGTGTACGACAGCGAATTGGGCTCCATGCAGAAACTGCGGCGCGTCGGCGGCTAG